One segment of Gammaproteobacteria bacterium DNA contains the following:
- a CDS encoding protein BatD, translated as MKHWLSILLLSLVQTLWVYPALAAQEINAFVDRNTVAEGETLRLIIEVAERNPSGDPDLSPLSKDFQVLGTTSSNQVSIVNGAVSAKTRWVVTLAPQRSGTLTIPAITVGQQQTQPITLQVAKAGAAPADGATPDLFVETEVKPDAPYVQQQITYVVRIYYAVNPRTPQLTDPTAANALIERLGDDRQYQTQRGSRRYGVIERSYAIFPQSSGALTIESPIFAAQIPDTRQPSHTNPFFGSGSSFFGADPFNSLFQATRPVQVRGQPAEINVKARPPQSGVGPWLPAENLTLDEAWSPDPPKFQVGEPVTRTLTLKARGLTGAQLPELPLPSQDDLKLYPDQPVTETQSDPTTVIGKREQKIAIVPTRPGDFVLPEIRIPWWDTQANQMREAVAPARKITVVGKAPASAQQTPAQPALAQAPIVNPKPQTQESLSPVAKETPPQPASTPSIPPVVTPAYWPWIALAFLLAWIATLFLWWKTRREARTVSISTNEQEHSVLSQQQALRDLKRACQTNDAERMKSALLHWATIRWPENPPRSVLSMAARINDDGARQALKQFDRWLYRDSGEILDGAAFYQQISTAFRMKADKVEHGAKGEALPTLYPA; from the coding sequence ATGAAACACTGGCTTTCCATTTTGTTGCTGAGCCTGGTTCAGACTTTATGGGTTTATCCAGCCCTGGCGGCTCAGGAGATCAACGCCTTCGTCGATCGGAACACGGTCGCCGAAGGAGAAACTTTACGTCTGATCATCGAAGTGGCGGAACGCAATCCCAGTGGCGATCCTGATTTATCGCCGCTGTCGAAAGACTTCCAGGTGCTGGGGACCACCAGCAGTAATCAGGTCAGCATCGTGAACGGCGCAGTGAGCGCCAAGACCCGCTGGGTGGTGACGCTGGCCCCGCAACGCAGTGGGACGCTCACCATTCCAGCGATCACCGTCGGTCAACAGCAAACGCAGCCGATCACCCTTCAAGTCGCCAAGGCCGGCGCTGCCCCTGCTGACGGGGCGACGCCTGATCTGTTCGTCGAGACGGAGGTCAAACCGGATGCGCCCTATGTACAGCAGCAAATCACCTATGTCGTCCGCATTTATTACGCGGTGAACCCACGCACACCGCAACTGACGGATCCCACAGCGGCGAATGCGCTGATCGAACGGTTGGGTGATGACCGGCAATACCAGACCCAGCGCGGCAGCCGACGCTATGGCGTCATCGAACGCAGCTACGCCATTTTTCCGCAAAGCAGCGGCGCTCTCACCATTGAATCGCCAATTTTCGCGGCTCAGATTCCCGATACTCGCCAGCCCTCGCACACTAACCCTTTCTTTGGCTCGGGCAGCAGCTTTTTTGGCGCCGATCCTTTCAATTCATTGTTTCAGGCCACCCGCCCGGTGCAGGTGCGCGGTCAGCCCGCCGAAATCAACGTCAAGGCGCGTCCGCCCCAATCCGGTGTTGGCCCCTGGCTACCGGCGGAAAATTTAACCCTTGATGAAGCCTGGTCGCCCGACCCGCCCAAGTTCCAGGTGGGGGAGCCAGTCACGCGAACACTGACCTTGAAAGCGCGTGGACTAACCGGCGCCCAGCTTCCCGAACTGCCCTTACCTTCTCAGGACGATTTGAAGCTTTACCCTGACCAACCAGTGACTGAAACCCAATCCGACCCCACAACCGTGATAGGGAAGCGCGAGCAGAAGATCGCTATCGTCCCCACGCGCCCCGGCGATTTCGTGTTGCCGGAGATCCGCATTCCCTGGTGGGACACTCAAGCCAATCAAATGCGTGAAGCCGTCGCGCCCGCCCGGAAAATTACCGTTGTGGGCAAAGCCCCGGCTTCAGCACAACAAACGCCGGCCCAACCAGCTCTGGCCCAAGCGCCGATTGTGAATCCCAAACCGCAAACTCAGGAATCCCTCTCTCCAGTGGCCAAGGAAACACCGCCGCAACCTGCATCAACTCCGTCAATTCCGCCTGTGGTCACACCGGCCTATTGGCCCTGGATTGCGTTGGCTTTTTTGTTGGCCTGGATCGCAACCTTGTTCCTGTGGTGGAAGACGCGCCGGGAGGCGCGCACCGTATCCATATCAACAAACGAACAGGAACATAGCGTCCTCTCTCAGCAACAAGCCCTGCGTGACTTGAAACGGGCTTGCCAGACCAATGACGCCGAGCGGATGAAAAGCGCGCTTTTGCATTGGGCAACGATTCGATGGCCCGAAAATCCCCCGCGGTCCGTGTTAAGCATGGCGGCGCGAATCAACGACGACGGGGCGCGTCAGGCGTTGAAGCAGTTTGATCGGTGGCTATATCGAGACTCTGGAGAAATCCTGGATGGCGCTGCGTTCTACCAACAAATTTCCACAGCATTCAGGATGAAGGCAGATAAGGTCGAGCACGGAGCGAAAGGAGAGGCACTGCCAACATTGTATCCAGCATGA
- a CDS encoding DUF58 domain-containing protein has translation MPTHIPGLTVSIQELLQLRDQAVGLGFSRQRKALSVQAGGYLSPYRGRGMEFEEVRAYQPGDDIRNMDWRVTARTGRPHTKLFREERERPVLFLVDLGPSMAFGARVALKSVAAARAAALLAWAARDNGDRIGGVVFAGERHRELRPAARERGLLPFFKALVELQPHVPTPIATPASTSHSPWANALQRLTGIVRPGSLIFLLSDFRGASRQAEQAFARLAAHNEMVVILVHDQLEAEAPPPGYYPVCDGQRFTVLDTGAPGVADAYRQRFTLRRDAVRALCHRHSGHFLMLATHQPAPESLRHGLAIHRRRPGALARRA, from the coding sequence ATGCCAACCCATATCCCGGGACTGACTGTTTCCATTCAAGAACTGCTACAGCTGCGCGATCAGGCAGTCGGTCTTGGATTTTCTCGCCAACGCAAGGCGCTATCCGTTCAGGCCGGCGGCTACCTTTCGCCTTACCGGGGTCGCGGCATGGAATTCGAGGAAGTGCGCGCCTACCAGCCTGGCGATGATATCCGCAATATGGACTGGCGGGTCACCGCGCGCACTGGGCGGCCTCACACCAAGTTGTTTCGGGAAGAACGCGAACGACCGGTGCTGTTCCTGGTGGATTTAGGGCCGAGCATGGCCTTTGGCGCACGGGTCGCCCTGAAATCGGTCGCGGCGGCGCGGGCAGCGGCGTTGCTGGCCTGGGCGGCCCGCGATAACGGCGACCGCATCGGCGGGGTGGTGTTTGCCGGGGAGCGACATCGGGAATTACGGCCCGCTGCGCGGGAACGAGGTCTGTTGCCTTTTTTCAAGGCGCTGGTCGAATTGCAGCCGCATGTTCCGACGCCGATCGCGACACCGGCAAGCACCTCGCACAGTCCTTGGGCAAACGCATTGCAGCGGTTGACCGGCATTGTTCGCCCCGGCAGTCTGATCTTTCTCCTGAGCGATTTTCGCGGCGCGTCGCGCCAAGCTGAACAAGCGTTTGCCCGCCTGGCCGCCCATAATGAGATGGTCGTTATCCTGGTGCACGATCAATTGGAAGCCGAAGCGCCGCCCCCTGGCTATTATCCAGTATGCGATGGGCAACGCTTCACTGTCCTGGACACGGGTGCTCCCGGCGTAGCCGACGCTTATCGACAGCGATTTACCTTGCGACGCGATGCGGTTCGCGCGTTGTGCCACCGGCATAGCGGGCATTTCCTGATGCTGGCCACCCATCAGCCAGCCCCGGAATCCTTGCGCCATGGCCTGGCGATCCATCGCCGGCGTCCCGGCGCCTTGGCTCGACGCGCTTAG
- a CDS encoding VWA domain-containing protein, whose translation MIHLAWPWALLALPLPWLAMRGLPPAPSSKGSALRVPFLEEILALHNETDGRRMRRQRWTSVAPWLTWLLLVLAAAQPQWLGEPVSLPTSGRDLLLAVDLSGSMAQEDFMLNGQPANRLQVVKAAAQDFIERRTGDRLGLILFGAQAYLQTPLTFDRDAVATLLNESVVGLAGKETAIGDAIGLALKRLRDSNVQDRVLILLTDGTNTAGEVTPRQAAKLAAEHGMRIYTIGLGAKPMRRDTFFGPQIINPSADLDEATLQAVAKMTGGRYFRATDLASLEAIYQELDQLEPVARDTEYFRPRQSLFVWPLSFALLISVLLAARRLYWPAIAYAREARAARVGVNR comes from the coding sequence ATGATTCACTTGGCATGGCCGTGGGCGCTGCTGGCGTTGCCCTTGCCCTGGCTCGCGATGCGCGGGTTGCCGCCTGCACCTTCCAGCAAGGGTTCGGCGTTGCGGGTTCCGTTTCTGGAAGAAATCCTGGCGCTGCACAACGAAACGGACGGGCGCAGGATGCGGCGGCAGCGCTGGACAAGCGTTGCGCCGTGGCTGACCTGGTTGCTGCTGGTGCTGGCCGCTGCTCAGCCGCAATGGCTGGGCGAACCGGTGAGTTTGCCGACCAGCGGGCGAGATCTGCTGCTGGCGGTCGACCTCTCGGGCAGTATGGCGCAGGAGGATTTCATGCTGAACGGACAGCCAGCGAATCGTTTGCAAGTCGTCAAAGCCGCCGCCCAGGACTTCATTGAACGACGCACTGGCGACCGACTCGGACTGATTCTGTTTGGCGCGCAGGCTTATTTACAAACCCCGCTGACCTTTGATCGCGACGCCGTCGCGACTCTGCTTAATGAGTCCGTCGTGGGTCTGGCGGGAAAAGAAACCGCCATCGGCGACGCCATCGGGCTGGCGCTGAAACGGCTGCGAGATTCCAACGTTCAGGATCGGGTGCTAATTTTGCTAACGGACGGGACGAATACCGCCGGAGAAGTGACGCCGCGCCAAGCCGCTAAACTGGCGGCTGAACACGGCATGCGCATTTACACCATCGGCCTGGGCGCTAAACCGATGCGCCGCGACACCTTCTTCGGCCCGCAAATCATCAACCCTTCCGCTGACCTGGATGAAGCGACGCTGCAAGCCGTCGCCAAGATGACCGGTGGCCGCTATTTTCGCGCCACAGATCTTGCCTCCCTGGAAGCCATCTATCAGGAACTGGACCAACTGGAACCGGTTGCTCGGGACACGGAATATTTCCGTCCGCGCCAATCCTTGTTCGTTTGGCCACTGAGTTTCGCGTTGTTGATCTCAGTCCTTCTCGCCGCCCGCCGCCTGTACTGGCCCGCGATAGCGTACGCTAGAGAAGCAAGGGCCGCACGAGTTGGAGTCAACCGGTGA
- a CDS encoding DUF4381 domain-containing protein: MPTANPLANLRDIHLPDAVSWWPPAPGWWLLTVLSLMIIAGLIAIWRRYRRESPRRAALTELARLRTDFLRDGDGTAVAVGVSLLLRRLALVYFHRNEVAGLVGAAWLQFLDRTGGGGFSEGPGQALTRAPYRPSEAFAVEELLKIAETWIKRAGKRGRRVTSS; the protein is encoded by the coding sequence ATGCCTACAGCTAACCCTCTGGCGAATTTGCGGGATATTCATCTTCCCGATGCAGTTTCCTGGTGGCCTCCGGCGCCGGGTTGGTGGCTGTTGACCGTGCTGTCGCTGATGATCATCGCTGGGCTGATCGCGATCTGGCGTCGCTATCGGCGTGAGTCGCCTCGGCGCGCTGCGCTCACAGAACTGGCGCGGTTACGCACCGACTTTCTGCGCGATGGCGATGGAACCGCCGTTGCCGTGGGCGTCTCCCTGCTATTGCGCCGGCTGGCGCTGGTTTATTTCCACAGAAATGAAGTCGCTGGCCTGGTCGGCGCAGCCTGGCTGCAATTTCTGGATCGCACCGGCGGCGGCGGATTCAGCGAAGGACCGGGACAGGCGTTGACCCGCGCGCCTTATCGACCCAGCGAAGCCTTCGCCGTGGAAGAACTGCTGAAGATCGCCGAAACCTGGATCAAGCGGGCTGGTAAACGCGGGAGGAGGGTCACCTCATCATGA
- a CDS encoding transposase, producing the protein MSGVFIAFLEKALEGRERPLIVITDNASYHTSKEVKAFLETHRKQIRLFFLPPHSPELNPDEQVWNEIKNDHLEKEPIKNRADFRARVYSALEKLKEFQERVKSFFRLPDTQYANPEKAPA; encoded by the coding sequence GTGAGTGGGGTTTTCATTGCCTTTTTAGAGAAGGCATTAGAGGGTCGAGAGCGCCCATTAATTGTCATCACGGACAATGCGTCTTATCATACCTCGAAAGAAGTCAAAGCCTTTCTTGAGACGCATCGAAAACAAATCCGCTTGTTCTTTCTTCCCCCCCACTCGCCAGAGTTAAATCCGGATGAACAGGTTTGGAATGAGATCAAAAATGATCATCTGGAAAAGGAGCCAATTAAAAACCGGGCTGATTTCAGAGCGCGCGTTTATTCTGCTTTGGAAAAGCTAAAAGAATTTCAGGAAAGGGTCAAATCATTTTTTAGGCTCCCTGATACTCAATACGCTAATCCTGAAAAAGCTCCAGCATGA
- a CDS encoding VWA domain-containing protein: MSALSEFHWLRPIWLWALLPLTFIVWRLLRQSSGASAWDNQCDPHLLARLLVRRTSHHHLPLLLLAVGWALAVIALAGPVWQKLPQPVFQAQAARIMVLDLSPSMNAPDPRPSRIDRARFKVLDLLARFREGQTGLVVFAGEPFVVAPLTDDTKTIAALLPALAPELMPAPGDHAHTALRMADDLLSQAGIQDTGEIILVTDGYDDPAAVLEAVAALRAHGRRVSVLAVGTSEGAPIPLPEGGFLKDASGAIVIPRLDQATLTELARQGGGRFARLSVDDRDIETLLSAQERPREIRQEPSHQRSTDRWREEGPWLVLLLLPLAALAFRRGWLMVIVLGILVTPHPAAAFGWKDLWARPDQQGVQALQAGDAQQAAKLLQDPAWKGSAQYRAGDYEKALENFGKQETADSFYNRGNVLAHLGRLQEAIGAYEQALKRNPNHADAQHNKALMEQLLEQQKQQQKQKQQQKNAQNSQNQHSDQNSQAQQDQKSSNKPDSQSSSGQNNPQKDQQNGKENKPSAAGKENSKQDQQKGKENKPSAAGKENSKQDQQNGKENKPSATGKENSKEDQQQGKENKPSATGKENSKQDQQKGKGNQQSPDSKPSTAQMEQKKADENKEAQQNTLTPSASEAPQDSPPEAPAAPSPELTQPSENEQALNQWLRRIPDDPSGLLRRKFWLEHLRRQQQAQ, translated from the coding sequence GTGAGCGCTTTATCCGAATTTCATTGGCTGCGCCCAATCTGGTTATGGGCCTTGTTGCCATTGACGTTTATTGTCTGGCGGTTGCTGCGCCAGTCCAGCGGAGCGTCCGCTTGGGACAATCAGTGCGACCCGCACTTACTGGCGCGGCTACTGGTGCGCCGCACTTCACATCATCATCTGCCGTTGTTGTTGCTAGCCGTGGGCTGGGCGCTGGCAGTAATCGCCCTGGCGGGTCCGGTGTGGCAAAAGCTGCCCCAACCGGTTTTCCAGGCTCAGGCGGCGCGGATCATGGTCCTCGACCTCTCTCCCTCCATGAATGCGCCGGACCCGCGTCCCTCGCGCATCGACCGCGCCCGCTTCAAGGTGCTGGACCTTCTGGCTCGCTTTCGGGAGGGTCAAACCGGTCTGGTCGTTTTTGCTGGGGAACCCTTCGTCGTCGCGCCGTTGACGGATGACACGAAAACCATCGCCGCCCTTCTGCCGGCGCTTGCTCCAGAATTGATGCCGGCGCCGGGCGACCATGCCCATACTGCATTGCGCATGGCTGACGATTTGTTAAGTCAGGCAGGCATCCAGGATACCGGGGAAATCATCCTGGTAACCGATGGTTATGATGATCCGGCGGCGGTTCTGGAGGCGGTGGCTGCGCTGCGCGCCCACGGTCGGCGGGTGTCGGTGTTGGCGGTGGGCACCTCGGAAGGCGCTCCGATTCCGCTGCCGGAGGGTGGCTTCCTGAAAGACGCATCTGGGGCGATTGTCATACCACGCCTGGACCAGGCGACGTTGACCGAGTTAGCGCGCCAGGGTGGCGGCCGTTTTGCTCGTCTCAGCGTCGACGACCGGGATATTGAAACCCTATTGTCTGCTCAGGAGCGCCCTCGGGAAATTCGTCAGGAGCCCTCGCATCAACGGTCCACGGATCGCTGGCGGGAAGAAGGGCCGTGGCTGGTGCTGCTTCTGTTGCCATTGGCAGCTCTGGCCTTCCGGCGTGGCTGGCTGATGGTCATTGTTCTCGGCATCTTAGTCACACCGCACCCGGCGGCGGCCTTCGGCTGGAAGGATTTATGGGCGCGTCCTGATCAGCAAGGCGTTCAAGCGCTCCAGGCCGGCGATGCGCAACAGGCAGCAAAGTTACTTCAGGATCCGGCCTGGAAAGGTTCGGCGCAATACCGGGCCGGCGACTACGAAAAGGCCCTGGAGAACTTTGGGAAACAGGAGACCGCCGACAGTTTTTATAATCGCGGTAATGTCCTGGCGCACCTGGGGCGATTGCAGGAAGCCATTGGTGCTTACGAGCAGGCGCTGAAACGGAACCCGAATCACGCCGATGCGCAGCATAACAAGGCGCTGATGGAGCAGTTGCTTGAACAGCAAAAACAGCAGCAAAAACAGAAACAGCAGCAGAAAAACGCCCAAAACTCGCAAAATCAGCACAGCGATCAGAACTCACAGGCGCAACAGGATCAGAAGTCATCCAACAAGCCGGACTCGCAGTCGTCAAGCGGTCAGAACAACCCGCAGAAAGATCAGCAGAACGGCAAAGAAAACAAGCCATCCGCAGCCGGTAAAGAAAACTCCAAGCAAGATCAGCAGAAGGGCAAAGAAAACAAGCCATCCGCAGCCGGTAAAGAAAACTCCAAGCAAGATCAGCAGAACGGCAAAGAAAACAAACCATCCGCAACCGGTAAAGAAAACTCCAAGGAAGACCAGCAGCAAGGCAAAGAAAACAAGCCATCCGCAACCGGTAAAGAAAACTCCAAGCAAGATCAGCAGAAGGGCAAGGGCAATCAGCAATCCCCGGATTCCAAGCCATCGACTGCTCAAATGGAACAGAAAAAAGCGGATGAAAATAAGGAAGCTCAACAAAACACTCTGACGCCCTCCGCTTCGGAAGCGCCGCAGGATTCCCCGCCGGAAGCCCCTGCCGCTCCTTCCCCGGAACTGACTCAACCTTCGGAAAATGAGCAGGCGCTGAATCAGTGGTTACGGCGCATACCCGATGATCCTAGCGGATTGCTGCGGCGAAAATTCTGGCTGGAACATCTGCGCCGCCAACAACAGGCCCAATAA
- a CDS encoding MoxR family ATPase, which produces MNTDLPTPSSTIPSTTLDIRDLLDYLNQRILGQEALNIRLLVALLADGHLLVEGAPGLAKTTAIKTLAGGLEGDFHRIQFTPDLLPADLTGTEIYRPQEASFHFQHGPIFHNLLLADEINRAPAKVQSALLEAMAERQVTVGRTSYPLPNLFLVMATQNPIEQEGTYPLPEAQLDRFLLYVRIGYPDAQTEHAILRLTREQALQSAATAREPPRVSQQRVFAARREALALNLSPALESYIVALVMATRNPASYGAELSGWVRYGASPRATIALDRCSRAHAWLQGRDYVSPEDIQAIAPDVLRHRVLLTFEAEADGIDTERFIAELLDRVPAP; this is translated from the coding sequence ATGAACACCGACTTACCGACACCATCCTCGACAATCCCTTCAACCACTCTGGATATCCGGGATCTACTGGATTACCTGAACCAGCGCATCTTGGGCCAGGAAGCGTTGAATATCCGGCTCTTGGTGGCGCTGCTGGCCGATGGGCACCTACTGGTTGAAGGAGCTCCTGGGTTAGCCAAAACCACTGCCATCAAGACCCTGGCCGGAGGGCTGGAAGGCGATTTTCACCGCATTCAGTTCACCCCGGACCTGCTGCCAGCAGATCTGACTGGCACCGAGATTTATCGGCCCCAGGAGGCTTCCTTTCACTTCCAGCACGGCCCCATCTTTCACAATCTGTTATTGGCTGACGAGATCAACCGGGCGCCCGCGAAAGTGCAATCCGCCCTCCTGGAGGCTATGGCCGAGCGCCAGGTGACGGTCGGTCGCACCAGTTATCCGTTGCCCAACCTGTTCCTGGTGATGGCCACCCAAAACCCCATCGAGCAGGAAGGCACCTATCCATTGCCCGAAGCGCAACTGGACCGGTTTCTGCTCTATGTACGCATTGGCTATCCCGACGCGCAAACTGAACACGCCATCTTACGCCTGACGCGCGAACAGGCGCTGCAAAGCGCTGCAACCGCCAGAGAACCCCCCCGGGTGTCTCAGCAACGGGTATTCGCGGCGCGGCGCGAAGCGCTGGCGCTGAACCTGTCGCCGGCGCTGGAGTCGTATATCGTGGCTTTGGTAATGGCGACGCGCAATCCGGCCTCCTATGGCGCAGAATTGTCCGGCTGGGTCCGCTATGGCGCCAGCCCACGGGCGACCATTGCCCTGGATCGATGCTCCCGCGCCCACGCCTGGCTTCAGGGCCGCGATTATGTCAGTCCCGAGGATATTCAGGCGATTGCCCCCGATGTGTTGCGCCACCGCGTATTGCTGACCTTCGAGGCGGAAGCCGATGGCATCGATACCGAGCGCTTTATCGCCGAACTGCTTGACCGGGTTCCCGCGCCTTAA
- a CDS encoding IS630 family transposase, producing MNAEWMFDARKIPDEVMNYIRRIAVRAVEEKHYGPELVADFLGIDRTSIYDWLRNYRYEGEEALDTRKALGATCVMTPDIDRWLKETILNTTPADHGYDTVLWTLEIMVNLLKEYFGLWVSDATVRLHLHQLGLSCQKPCYHALNQDQEEVKKFINEEFKEIQKRAQELGADIAFQDESWVQGHTRSGRTWGLVGHPPEIKVSDDRGGFHILSMVTATGELIFEVTTQK from the coding sequence ATGAACGCGGAATGGATGTTTGATGCACGTAAAATACCGGATGAAGTGATGAATTACATCCGGCGTATTGCGGTTCGCGCGGTCGAAGAGAAGCATTATGGTCCGGAGCTTGTTGCTGATTTTTTGGGTATCGACCGAACGAGTATTTATGATTGGCTTCGCAACTATCGTTATGAAGGAGAAGAAGCCCTGGATACCCGGAAAGCGCTCGGCGCCACGTGTGTGATGACTCCGGATATTGATCGATGGTTAAAAGAAACGATACTCAATACGACGCCGGCGGATCATGGCTATGATACGGTTTTATGGACTTTAGAGATCATGGTTAATTTATTGAAAGAGTACTTTGGTTTATGGGTATCGGATGCCACGGTTCGTCTGCATTTACATCAATTAGGACTGAGTTGTCAAAAACCTTGTTATCATGCCTTAAACCAGGATCAGGAGGAAGTTAAAAAGTTTATTAATGAAGAATTTAAAGAGATTCAGAAGCGGGCTCAAGAACTTGGAGCGGATATTGCGTTTCAGGATGAGTCATGGGTTCAAGGCCATACGCGTTCTGGACGGACGTGGGGCTTAGTCGGTCATCCGCCTGAAATTAAAGTGAGTGATGACCGGGGTGGGTTTCACATTTTATCGATGGTTACGGCGACGGGCGAGTTAATATTTGAAGTGACCACTCAAAAATGA